ATTCTAGATCGATCGAGTAGCACAATATTAGGCCAATGCGAGATGTTTTTTGGTTAACTCATCTATGaggaattttttgttttaagcTAGCATGAATAATCACCGAAGATTTCACTTGTGACAACAGAACCAATCTTAAAAAGTGACTCCTAGATATAAGGACTCAAAACTTCTAGTTAAAAACGGTGCCAATAcctaaaagaaaaatgtttttcaCGGTACCCAACTTGATTCTATAGGGAATCGTGGATCTTTTTTATGTAATTGCTACTATATTAAAACATCACTTATATCTCGGATAATCAGAAAAATTTAGAAAGATTTCGTTTTTTTTATCCATCAAGACTTTAAAAGAATGCACAAGCCTAGAAAAAACCAAGCTTAGCCATGAATACAAACCCCCGGGATCAAACCTCCGTAGGATCTCTTTCCACACCCCTAAACACCCTACGGTTCCCACAAAACCCATAAAACTGCATAAACGCTGGCAAGCCAACTCCTGGAGTTGGCTATTGTATTAAATCCCACGAGGGATATTTTACCCTAGAAGTATATGAGAATGgtgataattttatttgacgAATCAAGTTCCATTCAGTATGGTAAGCGGAAAAAGAAATCTTACATGTATGGTGGTGTCGTTGATAACCACACCTCCTGCAGAGATACAAGCCACAAACTGTTCCTTGAGCTTTTTGTTGTTGGAAAATAAATATGCTGCTAGCGGCTTTGTGCCTGAATTCACTATTTCGAAGCTATCCTCCAACTTGTCTACCTGCTCCAGTCCAGCCAAcagaaaaggaaagagaagtAAGGAAGAAGATGGTGACGATTGTATTATTTGTTCACCATCCATTATAGTTCTCCATGCAAAAAGGAACAACTTCCTTAACAGTTTCTTCATAATTCAAATGCCTATAGTCAACTGTTTGACAATTGAACACAAACAATTAATTCTTCTTTTCCGACAAGAATAATTAATTCATAATGTTTTGGGAAGTTTCAAATATAGCACAGATATAacgtaataaaaaaaaatttgtaaatatgcCTAAAATTAGATCCATCTCTCTCGAAGTCTATTATTAATAGACTATCTCTTTAGTCGAAGTCAACTGCTAGTAGATTTTACTATGTTCGTACTTGTTTTAAAGTATTATTATACACATGATAATTAGTACTAAAATTGCTACCAATTTTAGTTAccttttggttttggttttgtaTTACTATTATTGATATTAGAAGTAGAATTCCTAGCGCTCAATAGGGGAAAAAATCAACGCTTCTTGTAAAAAAACAGATTTTAAACTTGAGAGGAGAGGGGTTGTGGGATTCTCTTCCTCTTTTAATATGTTTGTTTTGTCACGtaaaataaggaaaagataaCAAAGAAGTTCATGTTTATCTCATGAAATATTTTGCAAATGACTAACTGATTGATTCTACTAATTAAGTGTACTAGTTTTACCGTGATAATGGGAAGCAAGGGACCAAAAATCTCTTCCGTCATGATCAAAGAATCTCGAGGGACATCCAATAAGATGGTGGGAGCAATCTGTCTACATTATGGAAAAGGTACCGTTACTCAACAGTCAATAGTTAACCGATGAACGGACCAAAGAGTAGGCCAGTGAAGTAATTTAACATACAATTTGGTTTTGTCCTTTTGGCCTCCATGAACGATCTTGCTAGAAACTTCATCATCATCTAAAAGTTTGGTCACGCGATTAAAGTGGTTAGCATTCACAATGCGAGATATATCTTTAGATTCCAATGGATTCTTTCCATAAAATCTCTCCAATTCTTGTTTCAATGACTCCACCTACAAATATGAACATGAATTTGAAGACAACCAAATAGAGCAATTGCAACGAACCAAACTTATTTGTGTAAAAAAGGAACTTACCAATTTTGGAGCAAATTCTTTCGTAGTTATGATGTAATCAGGAGCAACGCAAGCTTGTCCATTGTTACCACCCCACTTCCCAGATATAATCCGTCTACAGGCAACCTTTAAAAAACAGatatattttgaatttgttaaGATGGTAGCAACTAATTACATGGTTGGGAGTTATTCtaaaataattcaaataatttttgCAATTTCCAAAAATCACTCGAAAATTGATTTTATtcattcaaaatcaaatttaatagcATGAAAAATACGTTAAAAGTGCAAAATTGAATAGTGAATCAATTTTGATTGATTACAGTGTCTTTTGGGGTGATTTTAAACGCCAAATAAAGTGATTTAACCATTTCAAAATCACTCTCGAACATGTACTAAGATGTAAGTAGGGAAAAAAAGTACTTGTAAATTGATTTTTGAATCAACTACTACTGGAGTTTTTCCTCCGAGCTCTAAAATAACTGGAGTAAGGTGCTTGGCAGCAGCTGCCATAACTATACGCCCCACTCTACCGTTGCCTGCAAGTTAAGAAGCATCGTTTATTTGAAGAAAAGCCACCAGACACAACACTTCGTAATGGCCAGAGGTTATTTTGTGAACATTGTCAACTAACACCACCACTGTCAACTTTCATGATTCCAAAGAAGTTTATTACTATAAATTTTTTCAGATAGATGTGAAAGGCGGATTAATATCACCACTTGGAAGCCACTCAATCCTACAATTACTCAAGTGTCATACTAGAGGCTGACTTGCCTTTCGTTGAATTTATCATACCTTCCTTGGTTCAATATATATGAGATGAAAACAAAGATATTTGCCTATGAAGTTAACAAACTTTCCCTTTTATTTTCAAGCTAAATGGCACAGACCTGTGTAAAATATCTTGTCCCACTTTTGCTCCAGCAAAGCATTAGTTTCGGGAATAGCACCCTCGACAACTTTTACAGCAGACGTATCCAAATACTTCTCAAAAAGTTTTACAATTAAAGATGATGTTGCTGGAGAAATTTCTGATGGCTTTAGAACCACGGCATTACCAGCTGCTATTGCTCCAATAACTGGATCAAGAGATAAAACTAGAAAATGTGGCCAAAAAATGGTTAGTGTCTATAATATCGATTGTTAAGATAGTTTCATGATTGCAAATGCTTTTCAATAAGATGTGAGAAAAACAATTGACACTGACGTACAGAATGGATAATTCCAAGGAGAAATGATCAGCACAACACCCAAAGGTTCTGGTACAATTGCAGCAGTTGAAGGAAAACTGGTAATTGTAGTTTGAACCTTCGATAATAGAGCATGTTGTTGTCCCCAGTCAGGAAATACAAATggaatatatttatttatatataaaatagatGCTCAATCAACAGGGAGTTTGCAACACCGAATACCTTCTCTGGTTTCATCCAATTTCTTATTTCTTTAATTGCCAATTTACACGAACCTTTTACCATACCTATCTGCATAACAAGCCACGCATCAGtttaaagggaaaaaagaacTTCAAAGGATCCGAAAATATAGCTGAAAGAAACTTCATTAAATAATTGACTGTAACAGGAGAAGTAGGTGGATCTTCCTCTAGCCATAGTTTGAAAATTCAATAGTTTCTGACAATTGAAgtattaaaacaaattaaaaggcAACTGAAACTAGTGGTACTGACATATGAATCTATGATAGGAATGGACTAAAAATACGATCTAAAAAACCAGTGGTGGTAGGCATCAATGAGTAGTTGATACATAATTATTTAACTCTGGCATAGAAATACGCTTCCTAAACAAACTTCTGTCCTTTGTAGAAACTATCTTTGAAATAAACAACCCTCTTAGTTACGCATAATAAGTAAAACATATCCTCTTACTTTCAAGGCACTCGGACACCCTCTTATTCATATATATAACAGTTGCCATCAACCAACAATCCTTTATTGCTTCTAAAAGATACCAGAACAAGATTTCAAGATGAAGCTGTTTACCAAATAAGATTAATTCTCATCTCCAAACGGCTAAATATGTAAACCTATAAAGATTTAAAGAAAACTTGCCATTtgattgaataataatatttaaagaaaaacaaacaaacaaccctttccattataaataaaatttggaaaCTTTACTCGGGCAAGAATATTTTCGGATAATTTTGTagtaaacaaaaaatatttctcTCTTGTATTTCCTTTGAAACATGAGCTTCATCCCAAAACCAATTATCAAGAACTAGAGTAATCCAAGTATTTTATATCCATGGTGTGAAGTCTCTTCATCTTTACAACTGGGATCCTCAATAAATTACAGACTACTTTCTGCCAAGGGAGAAAGCCAATAGAGAAGAcaacaaaaaaaagaaggaagaaatagaAATGGATTGCTAAATATAAAGAGAGATCTACTTGAAAGCTAACATAATGGGGCATTGAGCCTAATAAATGAGAAATTCTAACTTTGAAATGTGGTTGATAGCATTAATAAATATCTTCCATTAATGGCACCAGTAAGTCATCTTCAATGATCACATGGTCCCACACAAACTGCAATTTCCAGGCACTACCTATATTTGGCGGATGAAATTGAAACTGAACAAGGAGAAAGACAAAAAGAATTTCGAAAGGATTGGACATTTAAACAATCAGAAACAGTGATAACAGATCATTAATGGAACAACACATCCAGCAGAAGATATCACGAAACTGAAGAGTCTCTAGACACAAAACAAGGATCAAAAGAACAGTGAAGGAGTTGAGTGCAAGAAGAAATACCTCGTGAATAATGGACTCCAAGGCAGGCTTGGAGAGGTCAGAGCGAAGCGCATCGCAAATATCTTCCTCATGGTCAACGCAGAGCTTCAAGAGGCTCTCAAGCTGTGATACTCTCCACTCATAGCTCCGAGTGTTGCCGGAGATAAAAATAGCTCTAAGTTCCTTCACCAACTCCGTCGCGGCCGCAGCGTCGAAGAACTTCGTTTCCGACATGGGGAATCGCCGCCGCGGGAGACAAGTATCAGTGTATATAGAGAGAGGGAGAAGTTGAAGGAATGGAATGGAGAGAATCTAGGGAGTGATTTCAGGGAGAAGGCGAATGGTTAAGATGGAGGTGTGGTCTTCTCATATGCCGTATTTTTACGAAATTCGGCGTCTCAGCTGAATGCTCATCGATCACCATCATACTTCGTTTTCTTACATTGTCCATGACGCCAAACAAAGCGCATGTTCTCCACGCGCGTCGGTATTGCCTCGTTGTCCGATTCGGATTTATTAgtattccaaaaataattaattatactttAATGTCATGTTTATCTATTGCCACCCAATAATTATGATGCCAATTAATTTTGCAAAGGCCAAACACGGGCGTCATGTAAATCCATGCCTATAGTCAAATTGTTTAGTTCCAATTTTAAATGAGTGGGactaaaattcaaatatttatgTGTTTAGTAAATGGAGGAAAAAACCCAATGTaacataattatatatttgcTATTACAAATGAATTTGACATATGTTGTCATTGGCAAGAGAATTGAATCGATTAAGTTAGTGGTATGATGGTCTATATGATATGTAACTTTGGTTTGTTTACGTGGTTTTattatagtaaaaaaatttactcacaaaattttgataattgtAAGGGATCTACTTTCAAGTTTAACTCAAAATCATAACATATACTATTATTTTCTCTTAGAATACCtgttttttaaaatagtgtAAACCTTACTTTCAAAGTttttaaaatacaaacaaaatgatatgttgttttttaaaataggTCATTTTCTGtcgtttttcaaaaaaatttctatCCAACGTAAATTCATTTATAAACAATTGATAGGTAAAATTTGactctttttattttaagaatcaTTACAATCTAAACATACCTTGAAAAGTTCACTCAAtgcctaattttttttatgcaagACTTAACTGTCAAAGTTATAAACTACATCTCATCATTAATAAGTTTGCTAATgttgattgttataaaataaagttGTGCCTAATTTGTCGatgaaagtttaaaaattagaaGTGCTTTCTgactcttttatatatatatatatagagccTTAGTAAAAATCCTAAGCATTACTGTCTATggtaattataaataaataaaagttgcgaatatttttaattttggcCAACAAGAACAAAAGACATGGgggttctttctttcttttttaagaaaaagtaATCGTTCTGAATAACTCTTTCTACAAGAatgattttattgaatataCTTCTCAGTTTTCTCATTAATTATACAATTCCAACCAAAGTGCTACTGATTGAGTAAATATGGCACAAATTTGAATACAAAAGATAGGAAAAAGAAAGTTGAAAGGGAAGCATGAAGGAAAGAACacataaataaagaagaagTTACAAAGTGCGATAAGGTGGCAATGCTTATGACCAACCAAGTAAAGCACGAATGAGTCCCAATATGCCACCTCCAAGAAGAGCCTTGAGAATTCTCAGCTTTCCCTTCGTGTATGGCGGGTATCTCATCGGTGCATCCCCTGCGAAACTTCGATAAAGAACAGCCTTCTTATGGCTAAATGCATCAAAGGAGAATTTCCCATGGTAAGCTCCCATTCCGCTCTCCCCAACTCCTCCGAACGGTAGTGTGCTAATCGTCAGCTGCACATGATGTGATCAAACAAGTTGTCAATCTCTTCAGTGTTTGAATTTTAGATTGGTTAACATTAGAAACCATATTCATGATATATAGAAGCAATGTgagatataatattaattaactCTTAAGATTTCATCTCAACGAGACCATAAAAGGAACTTCCTGAGAAGAGGAACTCAATACTCCTAGTTTgtcgtttaaaaaaaaagtgttccccacaaacttagattcaaacaaatatatatCTGCAAACATAcaatatacatataatatatatagatacaGATTTCATGTCCAATTTGTTTTGGATTTtaggactattagaatctgcttcctaaattataaTAAACCAACAAGCCAGATTCAAATTTTGGCTAATCTTTACTTTCTAACCTGAAGCCAATAATCAATAGAATTCTTAATACTATATGCAAAACTTCATGACCAAGATACACTAGATTTCCTTTTAGGGAGgcctaaaagaagaagaaaaactagAATACTAATAGTCGTCAATTATTGTATTCATCCGAACCTAAAAGGAGAAGGAAGTCTAAGACTGCCAATAGGCATCCATTATTGAATTTAACCGACCTGATAATCTCATTTATGGAATGTCCAATGCAGAAATTACCAAATTACTTCCCTAGACAGGATTTTAATTATGAAACTGGAATACTCTGTTGAccaactcttaccaaatgaacattacATGATAGAAATTAATGATCTTTTTTTGTTCTCTCTTACTGCTACAGGGGGccatttttatgaaatatttgGACTCTGTCTTACTTTTATGTGATTTCTAGATTCAAATACGGCAACTATTCCCTTTATAATCAGGAAACTTAAGACAGTTCTAATCATTTCTTAGTATTGTTAAGTAGCGGGATTTCCAGTATGCAAAGGGGATACTATTCTTCTTCAGGCCTATGCCAGTATGCAAAGTTTCGACCAATCAAGTTCCAGCGAGCAGAAGGAGGAATTCTTACATGTAGGGCGGTCTCATTAATGGCCACGCCCCCTGCAGAGATACAAGCCACGAATCGTTCCTTGAGCTTCTTGTTGTTGGTAAATAAATATGCTGCAAGTGGCTTTGTGCCCGAGTTCACTATGTCAAAGCTGTCCTCCACTTTGTCGACCTGCTCAAACCAAAAAATGGGAAGAAGCAGAGGATTGGAGACAGTCACATGCCTATACTCAACCTTTAGTCTGAATACGTATATAATTAATTCTTCTTTTTGGACTACAATTGATGTCAGGAGTAGTAGTTAGGCAATAAATTCCACACTCGAGAGAAAGAATAAAATCAATGAATTTAGTTGATTGCAAACGAGGTTTACGAGTCTATTTGTTATTGCTAAATCAACATTCATCTAATAGTTTAAGTTGGTGGATGTagacaaaattaatattacattgTCTGAGAGTTATGTTTTACTTATTTCACCAAATCAGATAAATAAAAGTAAACCCTGCATGTCTAAAATTAAGTCATTTCTTTTACCGTGAGAATAGGAAGTAAGGGACCAAATATCTCCTCCGTCATGATTAGTGAGTCTCGAGGAACATCCAATAAGAGGGTGGGAGCTATCTGCCTGTATCATGAAAAAGGTAATACTCATCAGCAATGAATATATAACTAATGATCGAACAAAATAACAGACTAGTGATGTGATTTAACATACAGCTTGGATTTGTCCTTTTCGCCTCCATGCACAATCTTGCCAGAAATTTTATCATCATCTAAGAGCCTTGTCAAGCGATCAAAGTGGTTAGCATTCACAATGCGAGATAAATCTTTAGTTTCCAAGGGATTCTTTCCGTAAAAATTCTCCAGTTCTTGTCTCATACACTCCACCTAGAAACGTGAACAAGAATTTTAAGATAATCAAACTAAGCAAGTGCAACGAACTGAACTTATTTGTATAAGAAAAGGAACTTACCAATTTTGGAGCAAATTCTTTGGTAGTTATGATATAATCTGGAGCAATGCATGCTTGTCCATTGTTACAACCCCACTTGCCAGCTATAATCCGCCTACTCGCAACCTTTGACaaacaaatatatttgaatttgGATAAGTTGGTAGCATGTAAGACATGATAGCATCAGTAGCTAATTGAACTAGAAACATACTGATTCTATGAGGAGAGGGAAAAAAGTACCTGTAAATTGATATCTGAATCTACTACTACGGGAGATTTTCCTCCAAGCTCTAATACAACTGGCGTAAGATGCTTGGCAGCAGCTGCCATCACTATGCGCCCCACTCTTCCATTGCCTGCATGTTAAGAAGCCACTAGTTTTAAGATAAATTTTATTGGACCAAAAGGAAGTGGGAGAAAAGCAACCAGACACATGAAATAAACTGCAGATGATATGATTATTTACACCAGTTTAAACAAATTCGCACTTTTA
This region of Cucumis melo cultivar AY chromosome 7, USDA_Cmelo_AY_1.0, whole genome shotgun sequence genomic DNA includes:
- the LOC103487598 gene encoding aldehyde dehydrogenase family 3 member H1-like: MSETKFFDAAAATELVKELRAIFISGNTRSYEWRVSQLESLLKLCVDHEEDICDALRSDLSKPALESIIHEIGMVKGSCKLAIKEIRNWMKPEKVQTTITSFPSTAAIVPEPLGVVLIISPWNYPFFLSLDPVIGAIAAGNAVVLKPSEISPATSSLIVKLFEKYLDTSAVKVVEGAIPETNALLEQKWDKIFYTGNGRVGRIVMAAAAKHLTPVILELGGKTPVVVDSKINLQVACRRIISGKWGGNNGQACVAPDYIITTKEFAPKLVESLKQELERFYGKNPLESKDISRIVNANHFNRVTKLLDDDEVSSKIVHGGQKDKTKLQIAPTILLDVPRDSLIMTEEIFGPLLPIITVDKLEDSFEIVNSGTKPLAAYLFSNNKKLKEQFVACISAGGVVINDTTIHLAVSTLPFGGVGESGMGAYHGKFSFDAFSHKKAVLYRSFVGDVPMRYPPYTDGKLRFLKALLGGGILELIRALLGWS
- the LOC103487599 gene encoding aldehyde dehydrogenase family 3 member H1 isoform X1, translated to MSESESDSEVFDAAAATELVKKLRRSFTTGTTRSYEWRVSQLESLLKLSLEHEEDLCNALHSDLSKPVLESIVHEIALLKGSCKLALKELRRWMAPEKVKSSITVFPSSAAIVPEPFGVVLIISAWNYPFLLSLDPVVGAIAAGNAVVLKPSEISPRTSSLMAKLLEKYLDTSAVKVVEGAVPETNALLEQKWDKIFYTGNGRVGRIVMAAAAKHLTPVVLELGGKSPVVVDSDINLQVASRRIIAGKWGCNNGQACIAPDYIITTKEFAPKLVECMRQELENFYGKNPLETKDLSRIVNANHFDRLTRLLDDDKISGKIVHGGEKDKSKLQIAPTLLLDVPRDSLIMTEEIFGPLLPILTVDKVEDSFDIVNSGTKPLAAYLFTNNKKLKERFVACISAGGVAINETALHLTISTLPFGGVGESGMGAYHGKFSFDAFSHKKAVLYRSFAGDAPMRYPPYTKGKLRILKALLGGGILGLIRALLGWS
- the LOC103487599 gene encoding aldehyde dehydrogenase family 3 member H1 isoform X2, whose protein sequence is MAERTVFDGEAAERVVTELRESYNSGKTRSYEWRENQLKNMLKLVCENEEVMVQTVNSDLHKPEFEAFAHEIALLKGSCKLALKELRRWMAPEKVKSSITVFPSSAAIVPEPFGVVLIISAWNYPFLLSLDPVVGAIAAGNAVVLKPSEISPRTSSLMAKLLEKYLDTSAVKVVEGAVPETNALLEQKWDKIFYTGNGRVGRIVMAAAAKHLTPVVLELGGKSPVVVDSDINLQVASRRIIAGKWGCNNGQACIAPDYIITTKEFAPKLVECMRQELENFYGKNPLETKDLSRIVNANHFDRLTRLLDDDKISGKIVHGGEKDKSKLQIAPTLLLDVPRDSLIMTEEIFGPLLPILTVDKVEDSFDIVNSGTKPLAAYLFTNNKKLKERFVACISAGGVAINETALHLTISTLPFGGVGESGMGAYHGKFSFDAFSHKKAVLYRSFAGDAPMRYPPYTKGKLRILKALLGGGILGLIRALLGWS